From a single Photobacterium gaetbulicola Gung47 genomic region:
- a CDS encoding flagellar hook-basal body protein FliE (COG1677) has protein sequence MKVNGLQAEMQAMKLEASNASRPATGQQVSADFGAMLGDAIKGVNQLQSQSSELATRFDQGDRSVSLSDVMIARNKSSVAFEATVQVRNKMVEAYKELMNMPV, from the coding sequence ATGAAAGTAAATGGACTTCAGGCCGAAATGCAGGCGATGAAACTGGAAGCGTCCAATGCTTCCCGCCCGGCGACGGGGCAGCAGGTCAGTGCAGATTTCGGGGCGATGCTGGGCGATGCCATTAAAGGTGTCAACCAACTCCAATCTCAATCCAGTGAGCTAGCCACACGCTTTGACCAAGGTGACCGCAGCGTTTCCTTGTCTGATGTCATGATCGCGCGAAACAAGTCGAGCGTTGCCTTCGAGGCAACGGTTCAGGTGCGCAATAAAATGGTCGAAGCGTACAAAGAGCTCATGAATATGCCGGTTTAA
- a CDS encoding flagellar motor switch protein G (COG1536) — MANEVATTDSKKFDISTLTGADKAAILLLSLNEQDAASIIRHLEPKQVQRVGGVMAQMADLNQEKVSAVHRHFLEDIQKYTSIGMGSEDFVRNTLIAALGEDKANNLVDQILMGSGSRGLDSLKWMDPRQVASIILNEHPQIQTIVLSYLEPEQSAEILAQFPERVRLDLMMRIANLEEVQPAALHELNDIMEKQFAGQAGAQAAKIGGLKAAAEIMNYLDNNVEGALMDQIRDNDEDMATQIEDLMFVFDNLAEVDDRGIQTLLRDVPQDLLQKALKGADDMLREKIMRNMSKRAAEMLQDDLEAMGPIRVADVESAQKEILSIARRLADAGELMLSGGGADEFL; from the coding sequence ATGGCTAATGAAGTAGCAACGACAGACAGCAAGAAATTTGATATCTCCACCCTGACCGGGGCCGACAAGGCTGCGATTTTGCTGTTGAGCCTCAACGAGCAGGATGCCGCCAGCATTATTCGTCACCTCGAGCCGAAACAGGTCCAGCGGGTGGGCGGGGTGATGGCGCAGATGGCCGATCTGAACCAGGAAAAAGTGTCTGCGGTTCACCGCCATTTCCTGGAAGATATCCAGAAATACACCAGTATTGGTATGGGCAGCGAGGACTTTGTTCGCAATACCTTGATTGCAGCGCTGGGCGAAGACAAGGCCAACAACCTGGTTGATCAGATCCTGATGGGCAGCGGCTCGCGTGGCCTGGATTCCCTCAAGTGGATGGATCCGCGCCAGGTGGCCAGCATTATTCTCAATGAACACCCGCAGATCCAAACCATCGTGCTGTCCTACCTTGAGCCGGAGCAGTCGGCCGAAATCCTGGCGCAATTCCCCGAGCGGGTCCGCCTGGACTTGATGATGCGAATTGCCAACCTCGAGGAAGTCCAGCCTGCGGCCCTGCACGAGCTGAACGATATCATGGAGAAACAGTTTGCTGGTCAGGCTGGTGCTCAGGCTGCGAAAATTGGTGGCCTGAAAGCCGCCGCCGAAATCATGAACTACCTCGACAACAATGTTGAGGGGGCGCTCATGGATCAAATTCGTGATAACGACGAGGATATGGCGACCCAGATTGAAGATCTGATGTTTGTCTTCGATAACCTGGCCGAAGTGGACGACCGCGGTATCCAGACCTTGCTGCGCGATGTGCCGCAAGATCTGCTGCAAAAAGCCCTCAAGGGGGCCGACGATATGTTGCGCGAGAAAATTATGCGCAATATGTCCAAGCGAGCGGCTGAGATGCTGCAGGATGATCTCGAAGCGATGGGGCCGATCCGCGTGGCTGATGTGGAATCTGCCCAGAAAGAGATCTTGTCGATTGCCCGCCGCCTGGCCGATGCCGGCGAGCTGATGCTGAGCGGAGGCGGCGCCGATGAATTCTTGTAA
- a CDS encoding putative flagellar hook-associated protein 2 (COG1345), producing the protein MGLSVGGLGSGLDVAGMTDMLVAAERTPKQQRIDKQMQEVEVSLSAYGQVNSSMSEMQDMFEEFDEEEVFLSKKAVSSENDYLKVSAESHAQNGNYSIEINQLAQSHRLVSANGLDADPSASLGDGELVFSLGSESMTVTIDPAKSSLKDVVDAINNANGNPGINATTITIGDQAHIVFTSDKTGAANTITIDASNANGDLATLGFDPADPTANPDMDQMQEALDAEILIDNFLTATSDTNEFDNVIDGVKLNVEKLTGTIGGGRDDIDIKKVDITISNDTAKAKGAVESFTESYNGFLEMVEEMSKYDVEEKTGGPLVGDSITRSFIGQMRTLMNSPVDVNGEKFYLSDFGVTTTREGVLEIDDDMLDDALDENFAAFNQFFASENGFLKEVDKLMDSYVGREGTLTNREESLEGQKRRLEDDQRELDRRMEAYEERTYKQMSAMDAAIYKMNNELNTMMSLLVF; encoded by the coding sequence ATGGGGTTATCGGTTGGTGGTTTAGGTTCGGGTCTGGACGTTGCTGGCATGACAGATATGCTGGTGGCAGCGGAGCGCACGCCCAAGCAACAGCGTATCGACAAACAGATGCAGGAAGTGGAAGTGAGTTTGAGTGCCTACGGGCAGGTCAACTCGTCCATGTCCGAGATGCAGGATATGTTTGAAGAATTCGATGAGGAGGAAGTATTCCTCAGCAAGAAAGCGGTGAGCTCGGAAAACGACTATCTCAAGGTCAGCGCAGAGAGCCATGCCCAGAACGGTAACTACTCGATTGAAATCAACCAGCTTGCCCAATCCCACCGTTTAGTCAGCGCAAATGGCTTGGACGCCGACCCGAGTGCCAGCCTGGGTGACGGTGAACTGGTGTTTTCGCTTGGCAGCGAAAGCATGACGGTGACGATTGACCCGGCAAAGAGCAGCCTGAAGGACGTGGTGGATGCGATCAATAACGCCAACGGCAATCCGGGGATCAACGCGACGACGATAACCATCGGTGACCAGGCCCATATCGTCTTTACTAGTGACAAAACCGGGGCGGCGAACACCATCACCATTGATGCCTCAAATGCCAACGGTGATCTGGCTACCCTGGGGTTTGATCCGGCCGATCCAACGGCAAACCCTGATATGGACCAGATGCAGGAAGCATTGGATGCAGAAATTCTGATTGATAATTTCCTTACTGCAACCAGTGATACCAATGAATTCGATAATGTTATTGATGGGGTCAAGCTCAATGTCGAAAAGCTGACCGGTACCATAGGCGGCGGCCGTGATGACATTGATATAAAGAAAGTCGATATCACCATCAGCAATGATACCGCCAAGGCCAAAGGCGCGGTGGAATCATTCACCGAGAGCTACAACGGTTTCCTCGAGATGGTTGAGGAAATGTCAAAATATGATGTCGAAGAGAAAACCGGCGGCCCACTGGTTGGTGACAGCATTACCCGCTCCTTTATTGGGCAGATGCGGACCCTGATGAACTCGCCGGTGGATGTTAACGGTGAAAAGTTCTATCTGTCTGATTTCGGTGTGACTACCACTCGTGAAGGGGTGTTGGAAATCGATGACGACATGCTCGATGATGCGTTGGATGAGAATTTTGCCGCCTTCAACCAGTTCTTCGCCAGTGAAAACGGCTTTCTGAAAGAAGTCGATAAACTGATGGACTCCTATGTTGGCCGTGAAGGTACGCTGACCAACCGGGAAGAGTCTCTTGAGGGGCAAAAGCGCCGCCTGGAAGATGATCAGCGAGAGCTCGATCGCCGAATGGAAGCGTATGAAGAGCGGACTTACAAACAGATGTCGGCTATGGATGCCGCCATCTACAAAATGAACAATGAACTGAATACTATGATGAGCTTGCTGGTGTTCTAA
- a CDS encoding hypothetical protein (COG0674,COG1013,COG1014): protein MKELTILEKQIEALLALDEYPDDFPEQLEQLVAARHERVKMILADREKLSRETFEDVQQRTRDLKALLEQNKARIRQKLLTAKQGKKSVSVYKMYQK from the coding sequence ATGAAAGAACTAACCATTTTAGAGAAGCAGATCGAAGCCCTTCTCGCACTCGATGAGTATCCAGATGATTTCCCCGAGCAGCTCGAGCAACTGGTTGCGGCAAGGCATGAGCGGGTCAAGATGATCCTGGCAGACCGGGAGAAACTAAGCCGGGAGACGTTTGAGGATGTCCAGCAGCGGACCCGCGATCTGAAAGCGCTGCTAGAACAGAATAAAGCCCGAATTAGACAGAAGTTATTGACCGCCAAGCAAGGCAAGAAATCCGTGTCTGTCTACAAAATGTATCAAAAATAA
- a CDS encoding putative polar flagellar protein FlaK (COG2204): MQVHTLVVDDDQQHRHDLSVILTFIGEQYEAYSSQEVNSSHWEKEWGACLLGKVSSSQSLTNLLNFLRTHHHIPVISMGEHENELAALPNYVGNLDKPLHYGQLMDAFRHCKEFLGKQTFQMPTFGRKNTLFRSMVGRSEAISQIRHLMEQVAATDASVLIFGESGTGKEVVARNIHYHSTRGKGPFVPVNCGAIPPDLLESELFGHEKGAFTGAVSARKGRFELAEGGTLFLDEIGDMPMSMQVKLLRVLQERCFERVGGSETIKADVRIVAATHRDLESMIAEEKFREDLYYRLNVFPIEMPALRERMEDIPLLLQELLARMEAQGAKPIHFTPRAVTSLMEHDWPGNIRELANLVERLIILYPGEMVDISHLPMKYRYSQFPEFQPEESFMSVDDHERLALADMFSSQASELDNIQNHSDLPPEGVNLKEMLAELEVDMISQALEAQGGVVARAADMLGMRRTTLVEKMRKYGLSR; this comes from the coding sequence ATGCAAGTTCATACCCTCGTTGTTGATGATGACCAACAGCATCGCCATGATTTAAGCGTGATCCTTACCTTTATCGGTGAGCAATATGAGGCCTATTCGTCTCAAGAGGTTAACAGTTCGCACTGGGAAAAAGAGTGGGGCGCGTGTTTACTCGGTAAGGTTTCTTCAAGCCAGTCGCTAACCAATCTGCTGAATTTTCTGCGAACCCATCATCATATTCCGGTGATCTCGATGGGCGAGCATGAAAATGAGCTCGCGGCATTGCCCAACTATGTAGGCAATCTTGATAAGCCATTGCACTATGGCCAGTTGATGGATGCCTTCCGCCATTGCAAAGAGTTCCTGGGTAAGCAAACTTTCCAGATGCCTACATTTGGCCGTAAAAACACCCTGTTCCGCAGCATGGTTGGCCGCAGCGAAGCGATCAGTCAGATCCGCCATTTGATGGAGCAGGTTGCTGCGACCGATGCCAGTGTGCTGATCTTTGGCGAATCGGGTACCGGCAAAGAAGTGGTCGCACGTAATATCCATTATCACTCGACGCGCGGCAAAGGGCCGTTTGTCCCGGTCAACTGTGGTGCAATTCCGCCGGATTTGCTGGAAAGCGAGCTGTTCGGCCATGAGAAAGGGGCATTTACCGGCGCGGTTTCGGCGCGCAAGGGCCGTTTTGAGCTGGCTGAAGGTGGCACCCTGTTCCTGGACGAGATTGGCGATATGCCGATGTCGATGCAGGTGAAATTGCTACGGGTATTGCAGGAGCGCTGCTTCGAGCGTGTGGGGGGGAGCGAGACCATCAAAGCCGATGTGCGCATTGTGGCGGCGACCCATCGCGATCTTGAATCCATGATTGCCGAAGAGAAGTTCCGTGAAGATCTCTACTATCGGTTGAATGTGTTCCCAATTGAAATGCCGGCACTGCGCGAGCGGATGGAAGATATTCCACTGTTGCTGCAGGAGCTGTTGGCGCGGATGGAAGCCCAGGGTGCCAAGCCCATTCACTTTACCCCGCGTGCCGTGACCTCGCTGATGGAGCATGACTGGCCGGGAAATATCCGGGAATTGGCGAATTTGGTTGAGCGTTTGATCATTCTTTATCCGGGTGAAATGGTGGATATCAGCCACCTGCCGATGAAGTACCGTTACAGCCAGTTCCCTGAATTCCAGCCGGAAGAGAGCTTTATGTCGGTGGATGATCATGAAAGGCTGGCCTTGGCGGACATGTTCAGCAGCCAAGCGTCGGAACTCGACAATATCCAGAATCACAGCGATTTGCCGCCGGAAGGGGTGAACCTGAAAGAAATGCTGGCCGAGCTGGAAGTAGACATGATCAGCCAGGCACTGGAAGCGCAGGGCGGCGTTGTGGCCCGAGCCGCAGATATGCTGGGTATGCGCCGAACCACATTGGTTGAAAAAATGCGCAAATATGGCCTGAGCCGCTAG
- a CDS encoding putative response regulator (COG2204) yields MNPSRVLVVEDDEGLREALVDTLALAGYHSLEADSAEQALLRLKANTVDIVVSDVQMAGMDGLGLLRSIKQHWPKLPVLLMTAYANIEDAVSAMKEGAIDYMAKPFAPEVLLNMVSRYAPVSNDSGQTIAADEKSLKLLALAEKVAKTDASVMVLGPSGSGKEVMSRYIHHSSNRSDGPFVAINCAAIPENMLEATLFGYEKGAFTGAVQACPGKFEQAQGGTILLDEISEMDLNLQAKLLRVLQEREVERLGSRKSIKLDVRVLATSNRDLKDYVAKGHFREDLYYRLNVFPLMWPALSERPGDIEPLAQYLMERHCTKQGQPVPELSPAAVGKLKQYTWPGNVRELDNVIQRALILCQGHLVAESDILLEGLDWLQADGLQTLLAPTVGAPSESDDGTVAPNIATEQQVADKAKSAMPADGLGNELREQEFSIILDTIRACDGRRKDVAEKLGISPRTLRYKLAKMRDAGIDIPV; encoded by the coding sequence ATGAACCCAAGCCGTGTGTTAGTCGTCGAAGATGACGAGGGTTTGCGAGAAGCCTTGGTTGATACACTGGCCTTGGCCGGCTACCACTCGCTCGAAGCCGACAGTGCCGAGCAGGCCCTGCTGCGGCTCAAGGCCAACACGGTTGATATCGTGGTGTCGGATGTCCAGATGGCGGGGATGGATGGCCTGGGTCTGCTTCGCAGTATCAAGCAGCATTGGCCGAAGTTGCCGGTATTGCTGATGACCGCCTATGCCAACATTGAAGATGCGGTGTCGGCAATGAAAGAGGGCGCGATTGACTATATGGCCAAGCCCTTTGCTCCGGAAGTACTGCTCAATATGGTTAGCCGTTATGCGCCAGTGAGCAATGATAGCGGCCAGACGATCGCGGCCGATGAGAAATCCCTCAAGCTATTGGCGTTGGCCGAGAAAGTCGCTAAGACCGATGCCAGCGTGATGGTGCTTGGCCCGAGCGGCTCGGGCAAGGAAGTGATGTCGCGTTATATTCATCACAGCTCGAACCGCAGTGACGGGCCTTTTGTCGCCATTAACTGTGCCGCCATTCCGGAAAATATGCTGGAGGCGACCTTGTTCGGTTATGAAAAAGGGGCGTTTACCGGCGCGGTTCAGGCCTGTCCCGGTAAGTTTGAACAAGCCCAGGGCGGGACGATTTTGCTCGATGAAATCAGTGAAATGGATTTGAACTTGCAAGCCAAGCTACTGCGGGTGCTGCAGGAGCGTGAGGTGGAGCGCTTGGGCAGCCGTAAGAGTATCAAGCTCGATGTTCGGGTGCTGGCAACCAGTAACCGGGATCTCAAAGACTATGTCGCCAAGGGCCATTTCCGCGAGGACTTGTATTACCGTCTCAATGTTTTCCCGCTGATGTGGCCGGCCCTGTCCGAACGCCCGGGTGATATCGAGCCGCTGGCCCAGTACTTGATGGAGCGCCATTGTACAAAGCAGGGGCAGCCGGTGCCGGAGCTTTCCCCCGCGGCGGTCGGCAAGCTCAAGCAGTACACCTGGCCGGGCAATGTCCGTGAGCTCGACAATGTGATCCAGCGCGCGCTGATTTTGTGTCAGGGCCACCTGGTGGCGGAGTCTGATATTTTGCTGGAGGGGCTCGATTGGTTGCAGGCCGACGGCTTGCAGACATTGCTCGCGCCAACGGTCGGCGCTCCTTCGGAAAGCGACGACGGTACGGTAGCGCCAAATATTGCTACAGAGCAGCAGGTTGCGGATAAGGCCAAAAGCGCCATGCCTGCGGATGGGTTAGGAAATGAGCTGCGGGAACAAGAGTTTTCGATTATTCTAGACACCATTCGTGCCTGCGATGGGCGCCGCAAGGATGTCGCGGAAAAACTTGGCATCAGCCCAAGAACATTGCGCTATAAATTGGCAAAAATGCGTGATGCTGGGATAGATATCCCAGTTTGA
- a CDS encoding flagellar protein FliS (COG1516): MRGSLQAYKQVSVNSQLASASPHRVVLMLLGGAIERLIQAKAAMEQGNVAMKGERVSKALAIIGTLRDSLSMEDGGDIATNLDSLYDFMMRHVIDGSSNNKPDNFTEVVDLLREIKSAWEQIPAEYHHLAE; encoded by the coding sequence ATGCGTGGTTCACTTCAGGCATATAAACAAGTGTCAGTTAATTCTCAGTTGGCCAGTGCGTCGCCGCACCGTGTAGTATTGATGCTGCTGGGCGGGGCGATTGAGCGTTTGATCCAGGCCAAGGCGGCCATGGAGCAGGGCAATGTGGCAATGAAAGGTGAGCGAGTGTCTAAGGCGCTGGCGATCATCGGTACATTGCGCGACAGCCTGTCGATGGAAGATGGTGGTGATATCGCGACTAACCTCGATAGCCTGTATGATTTCATGATGCGCCATGTTATTGACGGCAGCTCGAACAACAAGCCGGACAACTTCACCGAGGTGGTTGACCTGCTGCGTGAGATCAAATCAGCATGGGAGCAAATTCCTGCTGAATATCACCATCTGGCGGAATAA
- a CDS encoding putative flagellar protein FlaG protein (COG1334) produces the protein MEIPPDSPMRPIPVTTSSNPNDTSSSGRDINTAQKNINLTKQPETSLVSDETANAQGETSRPQPDEAMAEKMAMYFQNVNRELKFEVDNEGGDPIVIIIDKASGEVIRQVPAQELLDINESLAKYPPVSLSQKV, from the coding sequence ATGGAGATTCCACCTGACAGCCCTATGCGGCCAATACCAGTCACCACCTCCTCCAATCCTAACGATACTTCTTCTTCCGGTCGTGACATCAATACGGCTCAAAAAAATATCAATCTTACCAAGCAGCCAGAAACGTCCCTCGTTTCCGATGAAACGGCCAACGCGCAGGGGGAAACGTCTCGGCCGCAGCCCGACGAGGCAATGGCGGAAAAAATGGCCATGTACTTCCAGAATGTCAATCGTGAATTGAAGTTTGAAGTGGACAATGAAGGTGGCGATCCTATTGTTATCATTATTGATAAAGCAAGTGGTGAGGTGATCCGCCAAGTTCCGGCACAAGAATTGCTAGATATTAACGAAAGCCTGGCAAAGTATCCGCCAGTCTCGCTCAGCCAGAAGGTGTAA
- a CDS encoding putative sensory box sensor histidine kinase (COG0642), with amino-acid sequence MDDNQPAQSTPHSTSSALGTLSQQVSRYQQVLEVMPSGVIFLDSGGIVREANPEAIRLLGEPLQDQRWVDVIQRAFSPRDDDGHEISLKNGRRVRLAISASNSGQLIFITDMTETRLLQSRVSEMQRLSSLGKMVASLAHQVRTPLSSAMLYASNLAAPNLTLPMRERFQGKLVDRLHDLEKQVNDMLLFAKGGDNKVVECFTLETLLNELDGMVEAQVINSQVDFSIDCDDESLTLLGNANALASAISNLITNAIQMAGKQCRVAVKVVAQGGWIHLAVLDNGPGIAPEMQQKILEPFYTTRKQGTGLGLAVVQMVANAHKGRLTLESELGKGACFTLSVPQADSSNTEPRQESKHNEHQLDPTGVTL; translated from the coding sequence ATGGATGATAATCAGCCCGCTCAGAGTACCCCGCACAGTACAAGTTCGGCTTTGGGCACATTGTCACAACAGGTCAGTCGCTACCAGCAGGTGCTAGAGGTGATGCCTTCCGGGGTGATCTTCTTGGATTCTGGCGGCATTGTCCGTGAGGCCAACCCTGAAGCCATTCGATTGCTTGGTGAGCCGCTGCAGGATCAACGCTGGGTTGATGTGATTCAGCGCGCTTTCTCTCCCCGTGACGATGATGGCCATGAGATTTCATTGAAAAATGGCCGTAGGGTAAGATTGGCCATTTCGGCGTCAAACAGCGGCCAGTTGATTTTTATCACTGATATGACAGAAACCCGTTTGTTGCAGTCCCGGGTCAGCGAGATGCAGCGGTTGTCGTCGCTCGGCAAGATGGTTGCCTCCTTGGCGCACCAGGTTAGGACGCCTCTCTCCAGCGCGATGCTGTATGCCTCCAACTTGGCGGCACCCAACCTGACTCTGCCGATGCGTGAGCGCTTTCAGGGCAAGCTGGTTGATCGCCTGCATGACTTGGAAAAACAGGTCAATGACATGCTGTTGTTTGCCAAGGGCGGAGACAACAAGGTGGTGGAGTGCTTTACCCTGGAGACCTTGCTTAATGAGCTCGACGGTATGGTTGAAGCGCAGGTGATCAATAGCCAGGTTGATTTCAGCATTGATTGTGACGACGAATCCCTGACGTTACTGGGCAATGCCAATGCGCTGGCCAGCGCCATCAGTAACTTGATCACCAATGCTATCCAGATGGCCGGTAAGCAGTGCCGGGTCGCGGTCAAAGTGGTTGCCCAGGGGGGCTGGATCCATCTGGCGGTGCTGGACAACGGGCCGGGGATCGCCCCGGAAATGCAGCAAAAAATATTGGAGCCCTTTTATACCACCCGCAAGCAGGGAACAGGGCTTGGGCTGGCCGTGGTGCAGATGGTTGCCAATGCCCACAAGGGCAGGCTGACGCTGGAATCTGAGCTTGGCAAAGGGGCGTGCTTTACCCTGTCCGTGCCGCAGGCAGATAGCTCGAATACCGAGCCGCGACAAGAATCAAAACACAATGAACATCAATTGGATCCGACAGGAGTGACCCTATGA
- a CDS encoding flagellar MS-ring protein (COG1766), translating to MSESSTNNELAVAGHSPSTAVMADSELELQNPDAGEKSASRVDNMLGNLDVLRQVVLVLSVAICVALIVLVVSWIKEPEMRPLGTYDTAELIPILDHFDQKKINYTLDGNTIRVPADNFSAIKLELTRAGLNQTAAVGDDILLQDMGFGVSQRLEQERLKLSRERQLARAIEQIRQVRQAQVLLAMPKQSVFVRHNQEASATVFLTLSSGASLGQQEVDSIVDMVATAVPGLRPTRVTVTDQHGRLLSSGTADPQATARRKEYELQRKQEQALREKIDAILIPVLGLGNYTAQVDVSMDFSAVEETRKQYDPASQSTRSEYTLEDINNGRMVAGIPGALSNQPPADSAIPQEVAELQSGSTSGNSSVHREATRNYELDTTIRHRRAQTGTVDRQTVSVAIDYKQVVNPETGEVTRVALSDAELAKIARLLKGGVGFSEMRGDMLEVISVPFAVPEEQMVADLPIWDHPNFNTWIRWLAAALVIVVIMLVMVRPAMRKLLYPNQAADGTPLDDNGLPVPVGGQDAVDLIGSELDGVETLELSSSNLDLPNLHKDEDLLKAVRALVANEPDLAAQVVKSWVTEDG from the coding sequence GTGTCGGAATCATCAACGAATAATGAGCTCGCTGTCGCTGGCCACTCACCGTCTACTGCGGTAATGGCCGATAGTGAACTGGAACTCCAGAACCCGGATGCCGGAGAGAAGAGTGCCTCGCGTGTCGATAACATGCTTGGTAACCTTGATGTGCTCCGCCAGGTTGTCCTGGTTTTGTCAGTGGCCATTTGTGTCGCTTTGATTGTCCTTGTCGTTTCTTGGATCAAAGAGCCGGAAATGCGCCCTCTGGGTACCTATGATACCGCAGAGCTGATCCCTATCCTTGATCACTTCGATCAGAAAAAAATCAACTATACCCTTGATGGCAATACCATTCGGGTGCCAGCCGATAATTTCTCGGCCATCAAGCTTGAGCTGACCCGGGCGGGGCTGAACCAAACGGCGGCCGTGGGCGATGACATCCTGTTGCAGGACATGGGGTTTGGTGTCTCGCAGCGCCTTGAGCAAGAGCGTTTGAAGCTGAGCCGTGAGCGACAGCTGGCACGGGCTATCGAGCAGATCCGCCAGGTTCGCCAGGCCCAGGTGCTGCTGGCGATGCCAAAGCAAAGCGTGTTTGTCCGTCACAATCAGGAGGCCTCTGCTACCGTCTTTTTGACCCTGTCCAGTGGGGCGTCGTTGGGGCAGCAAGAGGTCGACTCGATCGTCGATATGGTTGCCACCGCAGTGCCGGGACTAAGGCCAACTCGGGTCACCGTGACCGATCAGCACGGGCGCCTGCTCAGCTCGGGCACGGCCGATCCCCAGGCCACGGCACGGCGTAAAGAATATGAGCTCCAGCGCAAGCAGGAGCAAGCGCTGCGCGAGAAAATTGATGCGATCCTGATCCCGGTTCTCGGCCTTGGCAACTATACCGCCCAGGTGGATGTCTCGATGGATTTCAGCGCGGTGGAAGAGACCCGCAAGCAATATGATCCGGCCTCGCAGTCGACCCGCAGTGAGTACACCCTAGAAGATATCAACAATGGCCGCATGGTCGCCGGCATTCCGGGGGCGCTCAGTAACCAGCCGCCGGCAGACAGTGCGATTCCCCAGGAAGTGGCCGAGTTGCAGTCGGGCAGCACGAGCGGGAACAGCTCGGTGCACCGTGAGGCGACCCGAAACTATGAACTCGATACCACCATCAGGCACCGCCGGGCTCAAACCGGTACCGTGGACCGCCAGACGGTCTCGGTTGCCATTGACTACAAGCAGGTGGTCAACCCGGAAACCGGCGAGGTGACCCGGGTGGCGCTGAGTGATGCCGAGTTGGCAAAAATTGCCCGCTTGCTAAAAGGTGGCGTTGGTTTTTCTGAAATGCGCGGCGATATGCTGGAAGTGATCTCAGTACCGTTTGCCGTGCCGGAAGAGCAAATGGTGGCTGATCTGCCGATTTGGGACCACCCGAATTTCAACACCTGGATCCGATGGCTTGCCGCGGCGTTGGTGATTGTGGTGATCATGCTGGTGATGGTGCGTCCGGCAATGCGCAAGCTGCTTTATCCAAACCAGGCGGCAGATGGCACGCCGCTGGATGATAACGGGTTGCCGGTACCGGTCGGTGGTCAGGACGCCGTTGACCTGATCGGCAGCGAGCTTGATGGCGTGGAAACGCTGGAGCTAAGCAGCAGCAACTTGGATCTACCAAACCTGCATAAAGACGAAGATCTGCTCAAAGCCGTGCGTGCACTGGTTGCGAATGAACCGGATCTGGCGGCGCAGGTTGTTAAGAGTTGGGTAACTGAAGATGGCTAA